The following are from one region of the Streptomyces decoyicus genome:
- a CDS encoding cation diffusion facilitator family transporter, producing MTEHAHSHGHSHSHAHGVAPDADRRWLRSALILLTAYMAVEVVIGVVAQSLALISDAAHMLTDAVSIVLALVAMRLAARPARGGYTYGLKRAEILSAQANGITLLLLSVWLAYEAVERLISPPKVTGGLVLVTALAGIVVNLICTWLLSKANRSSLNVEGAYQHILTDLFGFVATALAGLIVLTTGFERADAIASLVVVVLMLRAGTGLVRESGRIFMEAAPTGVDPDALGGRLAATDEVVEVHDLHIWLITSGQPALSAHILVAPGGDCHKVRRSLQELLSGEYGISHATLQVDHVGEQGSPDDVLTLGPRPGTGPAPEEQTGHCEDAHGPVHRSGPHRR from the coding sequence ATGACCGAGCACGCCCACAGCCACGGGCACAGCCACAGCCATGCGCACGGGGTCGCACCGGACGCCGACCGGCGCTGGCTGCGCAGCGCGCTCATCCTGCTCACCGCGTACATGGCGGTCGAGGTCGTCATCGGTGTGGTGGCGCAGTCCCTGGCGCTGATCTCGGACGCCGCCCACATGCTCACCGACGCGGTCTCGATCGTGCTGGCCCTGGTCGCGATGCGGCTGGCCGCGCGGCCGGCGCGCGGCGGCTACACCTACGGGCTCAAGCGCGCCGAGATCCTCTCCGCGCAGGCCAACGGCATCACCTTGCTGCTGCTGTCGGTCTGGCTGGCGTACGAGGCGGTCGAGCGGCTGATCTCGCCGCCGAAGGTGACCGGCGGGCTGGTGCTGGTCACCGCGCTGGCCGGGATCGTGGTGAATCTGATCTGCACCTGGCTGCTGTCGAAGGCCAACCGCTCCAGCCTGAACGTCGAGGGCGCCTACCAGCACATCCTCACCGACCTGTTCGGGTTCGTCGCCACCGCCCTCGCCGGTCTGATCGTGCTGACGACGGGCTTCGAGCGGGCGGATGCGATCGCCTCGCTCGTGGTCGTCGTGCTGATGCTGCGGGCCGGTACGGGGCTGGTGCGCGAGTCCGGACGGATCTTCATGGAGGCCGCGCCGACGGGCGTCGACCCGGACGCCCTGGGCGGCCGTCTGGCCGCCACGGACGAGGTCGTCGAGGTGCACGATCTGCACATCTGGCTGATCACCTCGGGGCAGCCGGCGCTGTCCGCGCACATCCTCGTGGCGCCGGGCGGCGACTGCCACAAGGTCCGCCGCAGTCTCCAGGAGCTGCTGAGCGGCGAGTACGGCATCAGCCACGCCACCCTCCAAGTGGACCACGTCGGCGAACAGGGCTCGCCCGACGACGTACTGACGCTGGGCCCGCGGCCCGGCACCGGCCCCGCTCCGGAGGAGCAGACCGGCCACTGCGAGGACGCCCATGGCCCGGTGCACCGGTCGGGGCCGCATCGGCGATGA
- a CDS encoding cobalt-precorrin-5B (C(1))-methyltransferase, protein MAEAQPQGTGKAAGGRSAQLAHTGLRHGWTTGACATAASTAAYTALLGGEFPDPVTITLPKGQTPSFALAVEELAPGRTAAMAGVVKDAGDDPDVTHGALVRATVRPLPAGSGIVFKAGPGVGTVTRPGLPLDVGEPAVNPVPRQMMREHLTEVARRYGGGPGATADVEVEISVDHGEEIARSTWNPRLGILGGLSILGTTGIVVPYSCSAWIDSIRRGVDVARAAGRRHVAGCTGSTSEKVAVALHHLPEDALLDMGDFAGAVLKYIRRHPVERLTICGGFAKLSKLAAGHLDLHSARSQVDKRFLADLARRGGADEALAGVVAEANTGLAALQLCAAAGVPLGDLVAATARDESLAVLRGAPVAVDVICIDRAGMVVGRAEPRGPGDTGQGSPLR, encoded by the coding sequence GTGGCTGAAGCGCAACCGCAGGGTACGGGCAAGGCCGCCGGAGGGCGTAGCGCGCAGCTCGCACACACCGGGCTGCGGCACGGCTGGACGACCGGTGCCTGTGCGACGGCGGCGAGCACGGCCGCGTACACGGCGCTGCTCGGCGGCGAGTTCCCGGACCCGGTGACGATCACGCTGCCGAAGGGGCAGACGCCGTCCTTCGCGCTGGCGGTGGAGGAGCTCGCGCCGGGGCGGACGGCCGCCATGGCGGGGGTGGTGAAGGACGCGGGCGACGATCCGGACGTGACGCACGGGGCGCTCGTCCGGGCCACCGTGCGGCCGCTGCCCGCCGGGTCGGGCATCGTCTTCAAGGCCGGCCCGGGGGTCGGGACCGTGACCCGGCCCGGCCTGCCGCTGGACGTCGGTGAGCCGGCGGTCAATCCCGTACCGCGCCAGATGATGCGGGAGCATCTCACGGAGGTCGCCCGGCGCTACGGCGGCGGGCCGGGGGCGACGGCCGATGTCGAGGTGGAGATTTCCGTCGATCACGGGGAGGAGATCGCCCGGAGTACCTGGAATCCGCGGCTGGGGATTCTGGGCGGGCTGTCGATCCTGGGGACCACCGGGATCGTCGTGCCGTACTCCTGCTCGGCCTGGATCGACTCCATCCGGCGGGGCGTGGATGTGGCGCGGGCGGCGGGACGGCGGCATGTGGCCGGGTGTACGGGATCGACGTCGGAGAAGGTCGCCGTCGCCCTGCACCACCTGCCCGAGGACGCGCTGCTGGACATGGGCGACTTCGCGGGGGCGGTGCTGAAGTACATCCGGCGCCATCCCGTGGAGCGGCTCACCATCTGCGGCGGGTTCGCCAAGCTGTCCAAGCTGGCGGCCGGGCATCTGGATCTGCACTCCGCGCGGTCCCAGGTCGACAAGCGGTTCCTCGCGGATCTCGCCCGGCGGGGCGGGGCGGACGAGGCGCTGGCGGGGGTCGTGGCGGAGGCCAACACGGGCCTGGCGGCGCTCCAGTTGTGCGCCGCGGCGGGCGTCCCGCTGGGGGATCTGGTGGCGGCGACGGCGCGCGACGAGTCGCTGGCCGTGCTGCGGGGCGCGCCCGTCGCGGTCGATGTCATCTGTATCGACCGGGCGGGGATGGTGGTGGGACGGGCGGAGCCGCGGGGGCCGGGGGACACCGGCCAGGGAAGCCCTCTCCGTTGA
- a CDS encoding bifunctional cobalt-precorrin-7 (C(5))-methyltransferase/cobalt-precorrin-6B (C(15))-methyltransferase, with protein sequence MSPAPPAPAAPEPLSVVGIGADGWDGLPAASQQALRSAEVLIGGPRQLALLPGECAGERVPWPAPLRPAVPGLLAAHAGRRVCVLASGDPMFYGIGRTLTEVLAEGAAAAAAPRTPRLRILPHPSSVSYACARLGWPLEDTEVITLVGRPTENLARALYDGHRLLVLSAGAGTPAEVAALLRAHGFGPTRMRVLEQLGGDRERTAEGTADGWDAPPADPLNVIALDCRRAPGTPPLSTVPGLPDAAYEHDGQLTKRHVRAATLAALAPAPGELLWDIGGGSGSIAIEWLRAHRSCRAISVERDAARAERIGRNAASLGVPALRIVRGPAPAALDGLPTPDAVFIGGGLTAPGLLAACWEALPAGGRIVANTVTLESEALLADHYRQHGGELVRLAVAHAVPVGGFTGWRQAMPVTQWSAVKPQAASPSPPSLPQETEQP encoded by the coding sequence GTGAGCCCCGCACCACCCGCCCCGGCCGCTCCTGAACCGCTTTCCGTCGTCGGCATCGGGGCCGACGGCTGGGACGGACTGCCCGCCGCCTCCCAGCAGGCCCTGCGGAGCGCCGAGGTGCTGATCGGCGGCCCCCGCCAGCTCGCGCTGCTGCCCGGGGAGTGCGCCGGTGAGCGCGTCCCGTGGCCCGCGCCCCTGCGCCCCGCCGTCCCCGGACTGCTCGCCGCACACGCCGGGCGCCGGGTCTGCGTGCTGGCCAGCGGCGACCCGATGTTCTACGGGATCGGGCGGACCCTGACCGAGGTGCTGGCGGAAGGGGCAGCGGCCGCGGCCGCCCCGCGGACGCCTCGGCTGCGCATCCTCCCCCACCCCTCCTCCGTCTCCTACGCCTGCGCCCGGCTCGGCTGGCCGCTGGAGGACACCGAGGTCATCACGCTCGTCGGCCGGCCCACCGAGAACCTGGCCCGCGCGCTGTACGACGGCCACCGACTGCTGGTGCTGTCCGCCGGGGCCGGCACCCCCGCCGAGGTCGCCGCCCTGCTGCGCGCCCACGGCTTCGGCCCGACCCGTATGCGCGTACTGGAGCAACTCGGCGGCGACCGTGAACGGACGGCCGAGGGCACCGCCGACGGCTGGGACGCCCCGCCCGCCGACCCCCTCAACGTCATCGCCCTCGACTGCCGCCGCGCGCCCGGCACCCCGCCCCTGTCCACCGTCCCCGGCCTCCCCGACGCCGCCTACGAACACGACGGCCAGCTCACCAAGCGCCATGTCCGCGCCGCCACCCTCGCCGCGCTGGCGCCCGCCCCCGGTGAACTCCTGTGGGACATCGGCGGCGGCTCCGGCTCCATTGCCATCGAGTGGCTGCGGGCGCACCGCAGCTGCCGCGCCATCAGCGTCGAGCGGGACGCCGCACGGGCCGAGCGGATCGGCCGTAACGCGGCCTCGCTCGGCGTACCGGCGCTGCGCATCGTCCGCGGTCCCGCGCCCGCCGCGCTGGACGGTCTGCCGACGCCGGACGCGGTGTTCATCGGCGGCGGGCTGACCGCCCCCGGCCTGCTGGCCGCCTGCTGGGAGGCGCTGCCGGCGGGCGGCCGGATCGTCGCGAACACCGTGACGCTGGAGTCCGAGGCGCTGCTCGCCGACCACTACCGGCAGCACGGCGGCGAACTGGTCAGGCTCGCGGTCGCCCATGCGGTGCCGGTCGGCGGCTTCACGGGCTGGCGGCAGGCGATGCCGGTCACCCAGTGGTCGGCCGTGAAGCCGCAGGCCGCTTCCCCGTCCCCGCCCTCCCTCCCCCAGGAGACCGAGCAACCATGA
- a CDS encoding DUF397 domain-containing protein produces the protein MTTASDLAGAAWRKSSYSDGGANNCIEIADGFPGVVPVRDSKNRTGAVLLFPAAAWSAFIGGVTADQFH, from the coding sequence ATGACGACAGCATCTGACCTGGCCGGAGCCGCGTGGCGCAAGAGCAGCTACAGCGACGGCGGAGCCAACAACTGCATCGAGATCGCGGACGGCTTCCCCGGGGTGGTCCCTGTCCGTGACAGCAAGAATCGGACCGGCGCTGTGCTGCTGTTCCCGGCCGCCGCTTGGTCGGCCTTCATAGGCGGCGTGACGGCTGACCAGTTCCACTGA
- a CDS encoding helix-turn-helix domain-containing protein, which produces MVEKNSEDEGSARWVLACELRRLRESSGRSLARLADEIKYDRTYLHRLETGERLSKLPVMEALDRTYGTGGLLVRLWGLARLDAFKDKYREFMQLEAKAVILHAYVATIPGLLQNEDFARVVLSSAPTPISPDELEENIAARMGRQDVLHRDPPLTVRIILDESALRRPAPDDKVWYDQLTRIVEVAATPHVTIQVLPFSAGLHGLMEGSLSLLWMADGSAVAYLEGNKSGDLIEEPTDVAQYRLAYDRLRDAALTPHDSAVFMRQLVEDSRP; this is translated from the coding sequence ATGGTCGAAAAGAATTCCGAGGACGAGGGCTCGGCTCGTTGGGTCCTTGCGTGTGAACTCCGCCGGTTACGGGAGTCGTCCGGCAGGTCGCTGGCCCGGCTGGCCGACGAGATCAAGTACGACCGCACCTACTTGCATCGCCTGGAGACCGGCGAACGACTCTCGAAGCTGCCGGTGATGGAGGCACTGGACCGGACGTACGGCACGGGCGGGCTGCTGGTGCGGTTGTGGGGGCTGGCACGGCTGGACGCCTTCAAGGACAAGTACCGGGAGTTCATGCAGCTGGAGGCGAAGGCCGTGATCCTGCATGCGTACGTGGCCACTATCCCTGGCCTGTTGCAGAACGAGGACTTCGCGAGGGTGGTGCTGTCGTCGGCGCCGACGCCCATAAGCCCCGACGAGCTCGAAGAGAACATCGCGGCACGCATGGGCAGGCAGGACGTACTGCACCGCGACCCGCCGCTGACTGTCCGGATCATCCTGGACGAATCAGCTCTGCGGCGCCCGGCACCGGACGACAAGGTCTGGTACGACCAGCTGACTCGGATCGTAGAAGTCGCTGCTACCCCGCACGTGACGATTCAGGTGCTTCCGTTCTCCGCAGGGCTGCACGGCTTGATGGAAGGTTCGCTGTCCTTGCTGTGGATGGCGGACGGCAGTGCTGTTGCCTACTTGGAAGGCAACAAGTCAGGCGATTTGATCGAAGAGCCAACGGACGTGGCGCAATATCGCCTGGCTTACGATCGGCTCCGAGATGCGGCTCTCACGCCGCACGATTCAGCAGTGTTCATGCGGCAGTTGGTGGAGGACAGCAGACCATGA
- a CDS encoding precorrin-2 C(20)-methyltransferase, which yields MSEQQATGDGSVAKTTGPGRLYGVGLGPGDPSLMTVRAVQVIDRADVIAYHSARHGRSIARSIAAEHLRADHIEEALVYPVTTESTDHPGGYRGALDEFYESAAARLAAHLDAGRTVAVISEGDPLFYGSYQHMHKRLAHRYPTEVIPGVTSISAAAARLGKPLAEADEVLTILPGTLPEEELTARLASTDTAVVMKLGRTFPTVRRAMERSGRLPEAHYVERATMPGERTQKLTDIDAETVPYFSVTVVPSRIADLPPAATASPGCGDVAASSDGADEVTASPDGHGETAASPAFPGEVVVVGTGPAGPLWLTPESRGALAAAEDLVGYTTYLDRVPLRPGQRRHASDNKVESERAELALDLARRGRRVAVVSGGDPGIFAMATAVLEIASQDPYRAIPVRVLPGVTAANAAAARAGAPLGHDYAVISLSDRLKPWEVIAERLHAAASADLALALYNPGSRSRTWQVGKTRELLLEHRAPDTPVILARDIGGPEESVRTVHLADLDPLQVDMRTLLIVGSSQTQAVRRDDGTEVVWTPRRYPEG from the coding sequence GTGAGCGAGCAGCAGGCAACCGGTGACGGCAGCGTCGCGAAGACGACTGGCCCTGGCCGCCTCTACGGGGTCGGCCTCGGCCCCGGCGACCCGTCCCTCATGACGGTCCGGGCCGTCCAGGTGATCGACCGGGCCGATGTCATCGCCTACCACAGCGCCCGCCACGGACGCTCGATCGCGCGCTCCATCGCCGCCGAGCACCTGCGCGCCGACCACATCGAGGAGGCACTGGTCTACCCGGTCACCACCGAGTCGACCGACCACCCCGGCGGCTACCGGGGCGCCCTGGACGAGTTCTACGAGTCCGCGGCGGCCCGCCTCGCCGCCCACCTCGACGCCGGCCGCACCGTCGCCGTCATCTCCGAGGGCGACCCGCTCTTCTACGGCTCCTACCAGCACATGCACAAGCGGCTGGCCCACCGCTACCCGACCGAGGTCATCCCCGGCGTCACCTCCATCAGCGCCGCCGCGGCCCGCCTGGGCAAGCCGCTCGCCGAGGCCGACGAGGTCCTGACGATCCTCCCCGGCACGCTCCCGGAGGAAGAACTCACCGCCCGTCTGGCCTCGACCGACACCGCCGTCGTCATGAAGCTCGGCCGCACCTTCCCCACCGTCCGCCGCGCCATGGAACGCTCCGGCCGCCTGCCGGAGGCCCACTACGTCGAACGCGCCACCATGCCCGGCGAACGCACGCAGAAACTGACGGACATCGACGCCGAGACGGTCCCGTACTTCTCCGTCACCGTCGTCCCCAGCCGCATCGCCGACCTGCCGCCCGCGGCAACGGCCTCGCCCGGCTGCGGGGACGTGGCCGCCTCGTCCGACGGCGCCGACGAGGTCACCGCGTCACCCGATGGTCACGGCGAGACAGCCGCATCCCCCGCCTTCCCCGGCGAGGTGGTGGTCGTCGGCACCGGCCCCGCAGGGCCCCTCTGGCTGACCCCCGAATCCCGCGGCGCGCTGGCCGCCGCCGAAGACCTCGTCGGCTACACCACCTACCTGGACCGCGTCCCGCTGCGCCCCGGCCAGCGCCGCCACGCCTCCGACAACAAGGTCGAGTCCGAACGCGCCGAACTCGCCCTCGACCTCGCCCGGCGCGGCCGTCGGGTGGCCGTGGTCTCCGGCGGCGACCCGGGCATCTTCGCCATGGCCACCGCCGTCCTGGAGATCGCCTCCCAGGACCCGTACCGCGCCATCCCCGTACGCGTCCTGCCGGGCGTCACCGCCGCCAACGCCGCCGCCGCCCGCGCCGGCGCCCCGCTCGGCCACGACTACGCGGTCATCTCCCTCTCCGACCGCCTCAAGCCCTGGGAAGTCATCGCCGAACGCCTCCACGCGGCGGCCTCCGCCGACCTGGCCCTCGCCCTCTACAACCCCGGCTCCCGCAGCCGCACCTGGCAGGTCGGCAAGACCCGCGAACTCCTCCTGGAACACCGCGCCCCCGACACCCCGGTCATCCTCGCCCGCGACATCGGCGGCCCCGAGGAATCCGTCCGCACCGTCCACCTGGCCGACCTGGACCCGCTCCAGGTCGACATGCGCACCCTCCTGATCGTCGGCTCGTCCCAGACCCAGGCGGTACGACGCGACGACGGCACCGAGGTCGTGTGGACGCCGCGGAGGTATCCGGAGGGGTGA
- the cobM gene encoding precorrin-4 C(11)-methyltransferase, with protein sequence MTVHFIGAGPGAADLITVRGARMLASCGVCLYAGSLVPRELLAECPPGARLIDTAQLDLDTITAEMVRAHEEGHDVARLHSGDPSVFSAVAEQMRRLDAAGVPYEVVPGVPAFAAAAAALKRELTVPTVGQTVILTRVAQRATPMPEGEDLATLGRSGALLVLHLAAMYVDRVVAELLPHYGADCPAAVVAMASRPDELVLRGTLADIAGQVKAAGVVRTAVIMVGRTLGAEQFRDSHLYSADRERPHGGCGAHGPAPADTP encoded by the coding sequence ATGACCGTCCACTTCATCGGCGCAGGTCCCGGCGCCGCCGACCTGATCACCGTGCGCGGTGCCCGCATGCTCGCCTCCTGCGGGGTGTGCCTCTACGCGGGCAGCCTGGTGCCGCGCGAGCTGCTCGCCGAGTGCCCGCCCGGCGCCCGGCTCATCGACACCGCTCAGCTGGACCTCGACACGATCACCGCCGAGATGGTGCGCGCCCACGAGGAGGGCCACGACGTCGCCCGGCTGCACTCCGGCGACCCGTCCGTCTTCAGCGCGGTCGCCGAGCAGATGCGCCGGCTGGACGCGGCCGGGGTGCCGTACGAGGTGGTGCCGGGCGTCCCCGCGTTCGCCGCCGCGGCCGCCGCCCTCAAGCGCGAACTGACCGTCCCCACCGTCGGCCAGACCGTCATCCTCACCCGCGTCGCCCAGCGCGCCACCCCCATGCCCGAGGGCGAGGACCTCGCCACGCTGGGCCGCAGCGGCGCGCTGCTGGTCCTCCACCTGGCCGCCATGTACGTCGACCGGGTCGTCGCCGAACTCCTGCCGCACTACGGCGCCGACTGCCCGGCCGCCGTCGTCGCCATGGCCTCCCGCCCCGACGAACTCGTGCTGCGCGGCACCCTCGCCGACATCGCCGGCCAGGTGAAGGCCGCGGGCGTGGTCCGTACGGCCGTCATCATGGTCGGCCGCACCCTGGGCGCCGAGCAGTTCCGCGACAGCCATCTCTATTCGGCGGACCGTGAGCGGCCGCACGGCGGGTGCGGTGCACACGGCCCCGCGCCCGCGGACACTCCCTGA
- a CDS encoding PIN domain-containing protein — translation MSDALHIVLDDTAMTAAGQGNVLASRLIHRAHVEPGWYLYAPTCALVEADRARPGTAEHLAALPGITVLGLDLPAALAIARQETWAPAHSQYAAQPTPDRPDGAIVATTAPKRWHGEPVRVLDLNA, via the coding sequence GTGAGCGACGCCTTGCACATCGTCCTGGACGACACCGCGATGACCGCAGCCGGCCAGGGCAACGTCCTCGCCTCCCGCCTCATCCACCGCGCCCACGTCGAACCCGGCTGGTACCTCTACGCGCCGACGTGTGCGCTCGTCGAGGCCGACCGCGCACGACCCGGCACGGCCGAGCACCTCGCCGCCCTGCCCGGCATCACCGTCCTGGGCCTGGACCTGCCCGCCGCCCTGGCCATAGCGCGACAGGAGACGTGGGCTCCGGCCCACAGTCAATACGCAGCCCAGCCCACGCCCGACCGTCCCGACGGAGCGATCGTCGCCACCACCGCCCCGAAGCGATGGCACGGCGAACCGGTCCGCGTCCTGGACCTCAACGCCTGA
- a CDS encoding precorrin-8X methylmutase, translated as MTAFDYEKDGAAIYRQSFATIRTEADLAGLPADVSQVAVRMIHACGMVDLVRDLAFTPDVVAAARKALHAGAPILCDANMVASGVTRKRLPANNDVLCTLADPAVPDLAARMGTTRSAAALELWRDRMEGAVVAFGNAPTALFRFLEMIEEGAPRPAAVIGIPVGFIGAAESKDALIAHPSKLDHIVVRGRRGGSAMAAAAINAMASEEE; from the coding sequence GTGACCGCGTTCGACTACGAGAAGGACGGTGCGGCGATCTACCGCCAGTCCTTCGCCACCATCCGCACCGAGGCGGATCTCGCCGGGCTGCCCGCCGACGTCAGCCAGGTAGCGGTCCGGATGATCCACGCCTGCGGCATGGTCGACCTGGTACGCGATCTGGCCTTCACCCCCGACGTGGTGGCAGCCGCCCGCAAGGCGCTGCACGCCGGTGCGCCGATCCTCTGCGACGCCAACATGGTCGCCAGCGGCGTCACCCGTAAGCGGCTGCCGGCGAACAACGACGTGCTGTGCACGCTCGCCGACCCCGCCGTCCCCGACCTGGCCGCCCGAATGGGGACCACCCGCAGCGCCGCGGCCCTGGAGCTGTGGCGGGACCGTATGGAAGGCGCCGTGGTCGCGTTCGGCAACGCCCCCACCGCCCTCTTCCGGTTCCTCGAAATGATCGAGGAGGGCGCGCCCCGCCCGGCCGCCGTGATCGGCATACCCGTCGGCTTCATCGGCGCCGCGGAGTCCAAGGACGCGCTGATCGCCCACCCGTCGAAGCTGGACCACATCGTGGTGCGCGGCCGTCGTGGCGGCAGCGCCATGGCCGCGGCCGCGATCAACGCCATGGCAAGCGAGGAAGAGTAA
- a CDS encoding cobalt-precorrin-6A reductase, which yields MPDAARPPRHVLILGGTTEARRLAAGLAPEPSLRVTTSLAGRVAAPRLPAGEVRIGGFGGPEGLTRWLREHAVDALIDATHPFADTISCSAAHAATTAHVPLLAVRRPGWVPGPGDTWHQVTSLDEAAAALPALGTRIFLTTGRMGLSHFAHLTDLWFLVRSVDAPEPPYPPRMTALLDRGPFTLDGERELLRAHRIDVLVTKDSGAAATAAKLTAAREAGVPVVVVQRPPVPEGVPVAEGPEEAVNWVRHIFSEANSR from the coding sequence ATGCCCGACGCAGCTCGCCCGCCGCGCCACGTACTGATCCTCGGCGGTACGACGGAGGCCCGCCGCCTGGCCGCCGGCCTGGCACCGGAGCCGTCCCTGCGCGTGACGACCTCGCTCGCCGGCCGGGTCGCCGCGCCCCGGCTGCCTGCCGGGGAGGTACGCATCGGAGGGTTCGGCGGCCCCGAGGGCCTCACCCGCTGGCTGCGCGAGCACGCGGTGGACGCGCTCATCGACGCCACCCATCCTTTCGCCGACACGATCAGTTGCAGTGCGGCCCATGCCGCCACCACCGCCCATGTTCCCCTGCTCGCCGTCCGCAGGCCCGGCTGGGTGCCGGGACCCGGCGACACGTGGCACCAGGTCACCTCCCTGGACGAGGCCGCCGCCGCGCTCCCCGCCCTCGGCACCCGCATCTTCCTCACCACGGGCCGGATGGGCCTCTCCCACTTCGCCCACCTCACCGACCTCTGGTTCCTCGTCCGCTCGGTGGACGCGCCCGAGCCCCCGTACCCGCCCCGGATGACCGCCCTCCTGGACCGCGGCCCCTTCACCCTGGACGGCGAACGGGAGCTGCTCCGCGCCCACCGCATCGACGTCCTGGTGACCAAGGACAGCGGTGCCGCCGCGACCGCCGCCAAGCTGACGGCGGCGCGGGAGGCGGGGGTGCCGGTGGTGGTCGTACAGCGGCCGCCGGTGCCGGAGGGGGTACCGGTGGCGGAAGGTCCGGAGGAGGCCGTGAACTGGGTCCGCCATATTTTCAGCGAGGCCAATTCACGCTGA
- a CDS encoding DUF397 domain-containing protein, whose protein sequence is MKTIPNLAGVAWRKSSYSDGGEDNCVEVADGFPGMVPVRDSKNPTGAVLLFPAAAWTGFIGGVKDGWLG, encoded by the coding sequence ATGAAGACGATCCCCAACTTGGCAGGCGTTGCATGGCGCAAGAGCAGCTACAGCGACGGAGGAGAGGACAACTGCGTCGAGGTCGCCGACGGCTTCCCCGGCATGGTCCCCGTCCGCGACAGCAAGAACCCGACCGGCGCTGTGCTGCTGTTTCCGGCCGCTGCCTGGACGGGCTTCATAGGCGGTGTGAAGGACGGTTGGCTCGGCTGA
- the cobG gene encoding precorrin-3B synthase, with amino-acid sequence MPPSPSTRPQAAAPPLRDRGDACPGALRLHRAADGHLARIRLPAGDLTVRQAAVLADAADLLGDGHLSLTSRGNVELRGLAEGCGGRLAALLRDAGLLPSERHERIRNILASPLAGLDRHTPSDVRRWARELDALLCASESATALSGRFLFVLDDGRGDVAALGGDVSLLAEPAGGRTGPAGGALLRVGDGPAALRIAGPDVPRAALAAAEAFLTAAAASGSGAWRVRELPDGHGLTAREVAKTLRSAGIGAAYVAAAPAPGARTSPPYADSAAPGVIEGPDDDRALSVLAPLGRLSVAQWRLLTTIAAGDGSGALRLTPWRGIVLPGLPAAAAPRRLAELTTAGLITDPASPWHRLGACTGRPGCAKSLTDVRADATAALAAGAAVPGGRPPGPAPEGLPVYWSGCARRCGHPHGTWIDVLATAEGYRVALVGPDTAPTAPRTAAPPPTAP; translated from the coding sequence ATGCCGCCCTCCCCCTCGACACGGCCCCAGGCCGCCGCACCGCCTCTGCGCGACCGCGGTGACGCCTGCCCGGGAGCGCTGCGGCTGCACCGGGCCGCCGACGGCCACCTCGCCCGAATCCGGCTCCCGGCCGGAGATTTGACGGTGCGTCAGGCAGCCGTCCTGGCCGACGCCGCGGACCTGCTCGGTGACGGCCATCTCTCCCTCACCTCCCGCGGCAACGTCGAACTCCGCGGCCTTGCGGAGGGCTGCGGCGGCCGGCTCGCCGCTCTGCTGCGCGACGCCGGCCTGCTGCCCTCCGAGCGCCACGAACGCATCCGCAACATCCTCGCTTCCCCGCTGGCCGGACTGGACCGCCACACCCCTTCTGACGTGCGACGGTGGGCCCGTGAGCTGGACGCGCTGCTCTGTGCGAGCGAGTCCGCGACCGCCCTCTCGGGCCGTTTCCTGTTCGTCCTGGACGACGGGCGGGGCGATGTGGCCGCGCTCGGCGGAGATGTGAGCTTGCTCGCAGAACCGGCCGGGGGCCGGACCGGACCGGCGGGCGGCGCCCTGCTGCGGGTCGGCGACGGTCCGGCGGCGCTGCGGATCGCCGGACCGGACGTACCGCGCGCCGCGCTCGCCGCCGCCGAGGCCTTCCTGACCGCCGCCGCGGCGAGCGGCAGCGGAGCCTGGCGGGTCCGCGAACTCCCCGACGGACACGGCCTGACGGCCCGGGAGGTGGCAAAGACGCTGCGGTCGGCGGGCATCGGGGCCGCGTACGTGGCCGCGGCTCCCGCCCCCGGCGCCCGCACCTCCCCGCCGTACGCGGACTCCGCCGCCCCCGGCGTCATCGAGGGCCCCGACGACGACCGTGCGCTCTCGGTCCTGGCGCCGCTCGGCAGGCTGTCGGTGGCCCAATGGCGGCTGCTGACCACGATCGCCGCCGGCGACGGCTCCGGGGCGCTGCGCCTCACCCCGTGGCGCGGCATCGTCCTGCCCGGACTGCCGGCCGCCGCGGCACCCCGCCGGCTGGCGGAGCTCACCACCGCCGGACTGATCACCGACCCGGCCTCTCCCTGGCACCGGCTCGGCGCCTGTACGGGCCGCCCCGGCTGCGCCAAGTCCCTCACCGACGTACGCGCCGACGCGACGGCCGCGCTCGCCGCCGGTGCGGCCGTCCCGGGCGGGCGGCCCCCCGGCCCGGCCCCCGAGGGCCTCCCCGTCTACTGGTCCGGCTGCGCACGCCGCTGCGGTCACCCGCACGGCACCTGGATCGACGTGCTGGCCACGGCGGAGGGCTACCGGGTAGCACTGGTGGGGCCGGACACCGCACCGACCGCCCCACGCACCGCGGCGCCCCCGCCCACGGCCCCATGA